The DNA segment ACGGGCAAATTTTACAACAGAAGAACTATTAGAATTCCTTTATGCAACTGTAGAAGGGGACATCAACCAATTTGAATCTTTGGTTTCGGAATGGAAGCAAACAGCTGAAGAATCTATTGTCAAAATAAAAGAACAGTCGAAAGAGGTCTCTAATCGCCTAATTGGACAAGTAGATGCTCTAACGGATGCAAATTATTTTAACTATGGTTCTTTTGTGTTGATGGGTATTAATCCAGATCCGATTTTCTCAATCGTGCATCAAGCAAATATGGGGAAACTTTTTTCTGATGGTAAGCCACGTTACAGAAAAACGGATGGAAAAGTTATGAAACCTGATAACTGGGAAAAGGAGTTCGCTCCTGAACCAAAAATTCGAACAGAAATTGAGCGACAAATATCTAAAGTAGATGAGGGAATAGAAAAATGAAAACAGTGAAACAAATGATACAAGAAACAGATATAGGCGAAGCTTTTTATCAAGCAACCTTTGGGATTGAAAAAGAAGGTTTAAGAGTAACTCCAACAGGTGAGCTTGCTTTAACACCTCACCCAATAGAATTTGGCAATAGAAGCTTTCATCCTTATATTCAAACTGACTATAGTGAATCACAATTGGAATTAATCACGCCACCTTTAAGAACCATAAAAGAAAGTTACGATTGGTTGGCCGCATTACATGATGTTGTCCTTCAAACCATTCCTTCTAATGAAGCTATTTGGCCAATAAGTATGCCAATGGTTCTTCCAGATGAATCGGTTATTCCGATTGCAAAGTTAGACAATAAGGATGATGTAACGTATAGAGAAATCCTGACAGAAAAATATGGCAAGAAAAAACAAATGATTAGTGGTATGCATTACAATTTTGAATTAGACGACCAACTGATTACACGTTTATTTGATTGTCAAACGGACTACTCAAATAAGGAATCTTTCAAGTCGATGCTTTATTTAAAATTGACAAAAAATTTCCTTCGCTATCGTTGGCTTTTAACTTATTTACTAGGAGCTTCTCCTATAGTGGATGAGTCATTTTTTGCGGATCAAGAAATTCCACAAGATTATGTTAGAAGCATTCGAAGCAGTCAGTACGGGTACGTCAATCCGTCAGAAGTTGCTGTATCTTTTCATTCAATTGAAGATTATGTGCATAGTTTACAAGATATGGTTGCAAAAGGATTTTTATCAGAAGAAAAAGAATTTTACTCAGCCGTTCGTTTTCGTGGTACAAATAAAGCGGAAGAATTGTTGACAAAAGGTATTTCTTATCTTGAACTGAGAAGCTTTGATTTGAACCCTTTTGATCCATTTGGTATGTCAAAACAGACAATGGAATTTGTTCATCTTTTTTGTCTATACATGATCTGGATGGATGAAACAGCGACTATGGAAGAAATTGCAGTTGGGGAAGAAATGAGTCGATTAACGGCAATGGAACACCCAGAAAAAATTTCAAGCTTTCAAAAGGAAGGTTTGCACTTATTTAAGCAAATGGAAGAAATGCTTCTCTCTACAAATGGAACTAAAGCCGCATTAAACTGTATTCAAGAAACTAAGAAGCACCTTATTGATCCAACTTTAACCGTTGCTGCCCGTATGGTGCGTGGCATAGAAGAAAAAGGGTCTTATATTGATTTTAGTTTAGAGCTAGCTAAACGGTACAAAAATGAAGCGATTATGAGACCGTACAATTTAAGAGGTTTCGAACAACTAGAGATGTCTACCCAACTATTGCTATTTGATGCGCTACAAAAAGGAATTCAAGTAGAGATTTTAGATGCGCAAGATCAATTTTTAAAGTTAACTTATGATCAACATAGTGAATTTGTTAAAAATGGAAATATGACATCAAAAGATTCTTACATTGCTCCGCTTATTATGGAAAATAAGACTGTTACGAAAAAAATTCTTGATTCAGCAGGATTTCGTGTTCCAGCGGGTGAAGAATACACCACTCTAGTAGAGGGGAAAACAGCGTTCTGGCGTTATGAACAAAAACAGATTGTTGTAAAACCTAAATCAACTAACTATGGGTTGGGAATCTCTGTCTTTAAACATGCGCCTACAAAAATGGATTATGAAAGAGCACTTGAGATAGCGTTCAAAGAAGATACTGCTGTACTAGTTGAAGAATATATTCCTGGAACAGAATACCGATTTTTTGTTCTAGATGGAAAGGTACCTGCAATCTTGTTACGGACACCTGCAAATGTTGTCGGAGATGGTGAAAAATCAATTGGAAAATTGGTTGCCGAAAAAAATGAAGATCCTTTACGTGGGGAAGAAAAACATCGTTCGCCTCTTGAAAGAATCGAATTAGGTGAACTTGAACAATTGATGTTAAAAGCACAAGGTTATACTATTGAAAGTATCCCCGAATTGAACACTATTGTTTATTTAAGAGAAAATTCAAACATCAGCACTGGAGGAGACTCTATCGATGTTACAGATGAAATTGATGACAGCTATAAACAAGCGGCTATTGATATGTCTGAGATTATTGGTGCGAAAGTTAGTGGGATTGATTTGATCATTCCGGATACAACTTTACGTAGTACTAAAGAGCATTTAGGCTATACAGTATTAGAAGCTAACTTTAATCCTGCTATGCATATGCATGCTTTTGTTTACAAAGGCAAAGGTCGCCGATTAACCATGGGTATCCTAAAAATGTTATTTCCAGAATTATGGGAAAAGGAAGCAGATAACGAATAAATATGCTTACTCAAAATAAGTGGGTTGTTGTATATAGAGAAAAGTGATAAACTTTAAGAATTGTAAGTTTGGATAAATTAGGGAGGACTTTCTTAGATGGAAAAAATGTATTTTGATCATGCCGCAACTAGTCCTGTACACCCAGAAGTTATT comes from the Carnobacterium sp. 17-4 genome and includes:
- a CDS encoding haloacid dehalogenase yields the protein MTKLSPFEQVKEFHEVFDKPVKKEPQALTPEEAVTRANFTTEELLEFLYATVEGDINQFESLVSEWKQTAEESIVKIKEQSKEVSNRLIGQVDALTDANYFNYGSFVLMGINPDPIFSIVHQANMGKLFSDGKPRYRKTDGKVMKPDNWEKEFAPEPKIRTEIERQISKVDEGIEK
- the gshAB gene encoding bifunctional glutamate--cysteine ligase GshA/glutathione synthetase GshB — protein: MKTVKQMIQETDIGEAFYQATFGIEKEGLRVTPTGELALTPHPIEFGNRSFHPYIQTDYSESQLELITPPLRTIKESYDWLAALHDVVLQTIPSNEAIWPISMPMVLPDESVIPIAKLDNKDDVTYREILTEKYGKKKQMISGMHYNFELDDQLITRLFDCQTDYSNKESFKSMLYLKLTKNFLRYRWLLTYLLGASPIVDESFFADQEIPQDYVRSIRSSQYGYVNPSEVAVSFHSIEDYVHSLQDMVAKGFLSEEKEFYSAVRFRGTNKAEELLTKGISYLELRSFDLNPFDPFGMSKQTMEFVHLFCLYMIWMDETATMEEIAVGEEMSRLTAMEHPEKISSFQKEGLHLFKQMEEMLLSTNGTKAALNCIQETKKHLIDPTLTVAARMVRGIEEKGSYIDFSLELAKRYKNEAIMRPYNLRGFEQLEMSTQLLLFDALQKGIQVEILDAQDQFLKLTYDQHSEFVKNGNMTSKDSYIAPLIMENKTVTKKILDSAGFRVPAGEEYTTLVEGKTAFWRYEQKQIVVKPKSTNYGLGISVFKHAPTKMDYERALEIAFKEDTAVLVEEYIPGTEYRFFVLDGKVPAILLRTPANVVGDGEKSIGKLVAEKNEDPLRGEEKHRSPLERIELGELEQLMLKAQGYTIESIPELNTIVYLRENSNISTGGDSIDVTDEIDDSYKQAAIDMSEIIGAKVSGIDLIIPDTTLRSTKEHLGYTVLEANFNPAMHMHAFVYKGKGRRLTMGILKMLFPELWEKEADNE